A single genomic interval of Mucilaginibacter boryungensis harbors:
- a CDS encoding cysteine peptidase family C39 domain-containing protein: MLTFHQYGNTDAAIINLLKELGIRVSSKDVSSELEKHPDNPSMLAISDVLDWFQIPNAAYKVETNKITDVPTPFIAYTKRNNDFVTVKKIESNNVILADNKRSNYKLPIDEFKNNFNGVVLVAEVPEQGKFREQPVLDSFGVYKSPVAIVGLTIAFITTLLFRTNYLNNLNWQILTLTLFKSTGLITSVLLLIQSIDKNNPLVQTLCGGGSGKTDCNAILTSKAANVFTGLTWSEVGFFYFAATWLALLFGGQSTAVLNSLTLLNIFSLPYTIYSINYQARVAKQWCVFCLIIQGLLWLEFISFVTLLKQPFLLSATAIVTLLFSAIIPVTIWLLLKPLFLKVQQLTALKSQLQKFKYNRELFETALKEQPKYAIPSDEWSIVLGNVEASHIITMVSNPYCQPCSRAHAQVEEALNNLGNIQVRIVFVGNNIDEKDSKTRVHRHLMKLNALPDKTIIRSALHDWYEQKQKNYDEWVKVYPIPSSANINAQLAQQKKWVDIAEISATPTLLVNGYKLPKNYQLADLKYMLE, translated from the coding sequence ATGCTGACCTTTCACCAATACGGCAATACTGATGCCGCAATTATCAATTTATTAAAAGAATTAGGTATTCGGGTTAGTTCTAAGGATGTGAGCAGTGAACTGGAAAAGCATCCTGATAACCCCAGTATGTTGGCAATAAGCGATGTACTTGATTGGTTTCAAATACCTAATGCTGCTTATAAAGTAGAGACAAACAAAATCACGGATGTTCCTACTCCTTTTATAGCTTATACCAAACGAAATAATGATTTTGTAACTGTTAAGAAAATTGAAAGTAACAATGTCATCCTCGCTGACAATAAACGAAGCAACTACAAACTACCGATAGATGAGTTTAAAAATAACTTTAATGGGGTTGTCTTAGTGGCCGAGGTGCCCGAGCAAGGTAAATTTCGCGAACAACCCGTGCTTGATTCATTTGGTGTTTATAAATCGCCTGTTGCTATTGTCGGTTTAACTATAGCGTTTATAACTACATTGTTATTCCGCACTAATTATTTAAACAATTTAAATTGGCAAATATTAACATTGACTTTGTTCAAATCAACTGGATTGATCACTTCGGTATTATTGCTTATACAAAGTATTGATAAAAACAACCCGTTAGTACAAACACTTTGTGGTGGTGGTAGTGGTAAAACCGATTGCAATGCCATACTGACATCAAAAGCCGCTAACGTGTTTACAGGGCTTACCTGGAGCGAGGTAGGCTTTTTTTATTTTGCAGCTACGTGGCTTGCCTTATTATTTGGTGGGCAATCAACCGCCGTGCTAAACAGCTTGACCTTACTAAATATCTTCAGCTTACCTTATACAATTTACTCTATTAATTATCAAGCACGTGTAGCAAAACAGTGGTGTGTATTCTGTCTTATTATACAAGGTTTGCTTTGGCTCGAATTTATTTCCTTCGTTACCCTTTTAAAACAACCTTTCCTTCTGTCGGCAACTGCAATAGTTACCTTATTGTTTTCCGCTATAATCCCTGTTACTATATGGCTGTTATTGAAGCCCCTGTTTTTGAAGGTGCAACAATTAACCGCACTAAAAAGCCAGCTTCAAAAATTTAAATACAACCGTGAATTATTTGAAACCGCGCTAAAAGAGCAGCCTAAATATGCTATACCTTCAGACGAATGGAGCATTGTTTTAGGAAATGTTGAAGCCAGCCACATCATTACTATGGTAAGCAACCCCTATTGCCAGCCTTGCAGCCGGGCTCATGCACAAGTTGAAGAAGCGTTAAATAACCTTGGTAATATACAGGTGCGAATAGTTTTTGTAGGAAACAATATTGATGAAAAGGATAGTAAGACACGTGTGCATAGGCATTTGATGAAGTTAAACGCCTTACCTGATAAAACCATTATCAGAAGCGCCCTGCATGATTGGTATGAGCAAAAACAAAAAAATTACGACGAATGGGTCAAAGTATACCCTATTCCCTCATCTGCAAATATAAACGCTCAGTTAGCTCAACAAAAAAAATGGGTAGACATAGCCGAGATATCCGCCACTCCAACTTTACTGGTTAATGGTTATAAGCTACCCAAAAATTACCAGTTAGCTGATTTAAAATATATGCTTGAATAG
- a CDS encoding ABC transporter ATPase — MINLPMQFSENSRVWVYQADRELSAAETEQIQQQLDSFATGWTAHNHQLKAKAEVRYNRFLVLIVDESQAGASGCSIDKSVHFMQHLEKEFGVNLFDRFNLAYREGDAVVSAPRHAFEEKIKQNAINKQTIVFNNMVQNLTELNTKWEVPFKDSWHIQLFGDLVNN, encoded by the coding sequence ATGATAAATTTGCCCATGCAATTTTCTGAAAATTCAAGGGTATGGGTTTACCAGGCCGACAGGGAGCTATCGGCTGCCGAAACTGAGCAGATACAACAGCAACTGGACAGCTTTGCTACAGGCTGGACAGCACATAACCACCAGCTAAAAGCAAAAGCCGAGGTACGGTATAACCGTTTCCTGGTACTGATAGTAGATGAAAGCCAGGCAGGCGCCAGCGGTTGTTCCATTGATAAGTCAGTACATTTTATGCAGCATTTAGAAAAAGAATTTGGCGTTAATCTGTTCGACAGGTTTAACCTGGCTTATCGCGAGGGTGACGCCGTGGTTTCAGCCCCGCGCCATGCTTTTGAGGAGAAGATCAAGCAAAATGCCATTAACAAACAAACAATTGTGTTTAATAACATGGTTCAAAACTTAACCGAATTAAACACCAAATGGGAAGTACCGTTTAAAGATAGCTGGCATATCCAGCTGTTTGGAGATTTGGTAAACAACTAA
- a CDS encoding bacteriocin-like protein — MEKFKKLSRSEMKNVAGAGDCPYNCYEVSCLTTGGWVPIAYDSVCNDIAYDSVCVSMGYSPEVACACVSSGC; from the coding sequence ATGGAAAAGTTTAAAAAATTAAGCCGGTCTGAAATGAAAAATGTAGCAGGGGCGGGCGATTGCCCTTACAACTGTTACGAAGTGAGCTGTTTAACAACGGGTGGATGGGTGCCTATTGCTTATGATTCTGTTTGTAATGATATAGCTTACGATAGTGTTTGTGTGAGTATGGGTTATTCGCCTGAAGTTGCCTGTGCTTGTGTATCGTCAGGCTGTTAG
- a CDS encoding HlyD family efflux transporter periplasmic adaptor subunit: MQKEERYNLTDAAGDGISVSARQPEVNRKHTEEIHEIISKEPLWIVRWGIVLVAAILLLVLSIAATIRYPDTLKLPLRMSSNTISPHQPIALVQVTQEHFSAIKIGQKAIVHLTAFPNDYYGRLSGSIISISEEPDRRGLFTVQLKLDTTTLKPPFKLQSWMTGKAEIITNDVTLLQRIYRNLVKI; encoded by the coding sequence ATGCAAAAAGAAGAGAGATACAATTTAACTGATGCTGCCGGCGATGGTATAAGCGTCTCTGCGCGGCAACCTGAAGTTAATAGGAAACACACAGAGGAAATACATGAGATTATTTCCAAGGAGCCTTTATGGATCGTTAGGTGGGGGATAGTGTTAGTTGCCGCTATACTTTTACTCGTTCTATCAATTGCGGCTACTATTCGTTATCCTGATACATTAAAACTCCCGTTACGTATGTCGTCGAATACAATTTCGCCTCATCAGCCAATAGCATTAGTACAAGTTACCCAGGAACACTTTTCAGCAATAAAAATAGGCCAAAAAGCGATTGTACATTTAACAGCCTTTCCTAATGACTACTATGGGCGGCTAAGTGGCTCAATTATTTCTATTAGCGAGGAACCCGATAGGCGAGGATTATTTACAGTTCAGTTAAAATTAGATACTACAACCTTGAAACCCCCATTTAAATTACAAAGTTGGATGACTGGAAAGGCTGAAATCATAACCAATGATGTAACTCTTTTACAACGTATATATCGCAATTTAGTTAAGATATAA
- a CDS encoding peptidase domain-containing ABC transporter, whose protein sequence is MKFPFYKQLDQMDCGPTCLRMICKHFGRNIAIQKLRSLCFINRGGVNLLAISEAAEKIGFRTNGVKLTLGQLSQVELPCILHWGQNHFVVLHKIKKEKYYVADPGHGLMVIPETDFIKKWFSHKDTETGIALLISASPLFYTRNDDSEQQTNVSWLTILRYFYTYKKLFVQLALGVGTGTLLSLITPFLTQAIVDVGINTGNINFVDLILIAQVMLFIGSTSVNFIRSWILLHISTRINLSILTDFLIKLMKLPLSFFETKTTGDIMQRMTDQRTIENFLTGTTLNTLFSVINLLVFTVVLFYYNSIIFVVSLISTMLYAGWIMIFLKRRRQLNHKQFNNAASNQSNIIELVNGMQEIKLNNCEQQKRWGWEHIQVKLFKYKVQTLSLTQVQQGGSMFINQAKNILITFLSVKAVIDGQITLGGMMAIQYIVGQVSSPIEQMLGFVQSYQDAKISLERLNEIHQLDDEEPADKYWLHELPVNKSITIKNLFYRYPGVGNDPVLEDINLTIPQGKTTAIVGMSGSGKTTILKLLLRFDEAEKGEITIGNIQLNQLSFKTWRSACGTVMQDGFIFSDTIEKNIAVSDEFPDPLKLQQAINIANIGDFIAELPFGLNTKIGSTGKGISQGQKQRLLIARAVYKNPDYLFFDEATNALDANNERIIMDNLKGFFNGRTVVVVAHRLSTVSNADNIIVLDKGRIIEQGSHHELTNQKGEYYNLVKNQLELGM, encoded by the coding sequence TTGAAATTTCCTTTTTATAAGCAACTAGACCAAATGGACTGTGGGCCAACATGTTTGCGTATGATTTGCAAACATTTTGGGCGTAATATTGCCATTCAAAAACTGCGATCGCTATGTTTTATAAACCGTGGCGGTGTTAATCTACTAGCTATTAGCGAAGCGGCTGAAAAAATTGGCTTCAGAACTAATGGCGTAAAATTGACATTAGGACAGCTTAGCCAAGTCGAGCTTCCATGCATATTGCATTGGGGCCAAAACCATTTTGTGGTATTACACAAAATTAAAAAAGAAAAATATTACGTAGCCGATCCCGGTCACGGTTTGATGGTGATTCCAGAAACTGATTTTATAAAGAAATGGTTTAGTCATAAGGACACCGAAACCGGCATAGCCTTACTTATCAGTGCCAGTCCATTATTTTATACGCGCAATGATGACAGTGAACAGCAAACTAATGTATCCTGGCTAACGATTTTGAGGTATTTTTACACCTATAAAAAACTGTTTGTACAATTAGCCTTAGGCGTGGGTACCGGTACGCTGTTGTCTCTTATTACTCCTTTTCTTACTCAAGCTATTGTCGATGTGGGGATAAACACTGGCAATATTAATTTCGTGGACCTTATACTAATAGCACAGGTAATGTTATTTATAGGGAGCACCAGTGTAAACTTTATCCGTTCATGGATATTGCTGCATATCAGCACCCGTATTAATTTGTCTATCCTTACGGATTTTCTGATTAAGCTGATGAAGTTGCCCCTGAGTTTTTTTGAAACAAAAACTACCGGAGACATTATGCAGCGGATGACTGATCAGCGCACTATCGAAAATTTTCTTACAGGTACTACACTCAATACATTGTTTTCGGTTATCAACCTCTTGGTATTTACCGTGGTATTGTTTTATTACAATTCAATAATCTTTGTGGTATCGCTTATATCTACTATGTTATATGCGGGGTGGATAATGATATTTTTGAAACGCCGTCGCCAATTGAATCATAAGCAGTTTAATAATGCAGCAAGTAACCAAAGTAACATTATAGAATTGGTAAACGGCATGCAGGAAATTAAATTGAACAATTGCGAACAACAAAAACGATGGGGCTGGGAACACATACAGGTAAAATTGTTTAAATATAAGGTGCAAACCTTATCGCTTACCCAGGTTCAGCAAGGTGGTTCGATGTTTATTAATCAGGCTAAAAATATTTTAATCACTTTTTTAAGTGTCAAAGCTGTTATAGATGGTCAGATAACCCTTGGTGGAATGATGGCTATACAATATATAGTTGGGCAAGTAAGCAGCCCTATCGAGCAAATGTTGGGTTTTGTACAATCATATCAGGACGCCAAAATCAGTCTGGAACGCCTTAACGAAATCCACCAACTTGATGATGAAGAACCGGCGGATAAATATTGGCTGCATGAGTTGCCTGTCAACAAATCTATTACGATTAAAAATCTTTTTTACCGCTATCCGGGAGTCGGTAACGACCCCGTACTGGAGGATATTAACCTTACTATTCCGCAAGGAAAAACAACTGCAATCGTAGGTATGAGTGGTAGCGGAAAAACTACTATACTTAAATTATTACTACGTTTTGACGAAGCTGAAAAAGGAGAAATAACTATTGGCAATATTCAACTAAATCAACTAAGTTTTAAAACATGGCGCAGCGCCTGCGGAACGGTAATGCAGGATGGATTTATCTTTTCGGACACGATAGAAAAAAACATAGCAGTTAGCGACGAGTTCCCCGATCCGCTTAAGCTGCAGCAAGCGATAAACATTGCCAATATTGGCGATTTTATTGCTGAACTACCTTTTGGATTAAATACCAAAATTGGCTCAACTGGAAAGGGCATTAGTCAGGGCCAGAAACAACGCTTGCTAATTGCCCGCGCTGTGTATAAAAATCCCGATTATCTATTTTTTGACGAAGCAACCAATGCGCTCGATGCCAACAATGAACGCATTATTATGGATAACTTGAAAGGCTTTTTTAATGGCAGGACAGTTGTTGTAGTAGCGCACAGGTTAAGTACGGTAAGCAATGCAGATAATATTATAGTACTGGACAAAGGACGGATCATAGAACAGGGTTCGCATCATGAATTAACCAATCAAAAGGGAGAATACTATAATCTGGTAAAAAATCAATTGGAATTGGGAATGTGA
- a CDS encoding (Fe-S)-binding protein, producing the protein MVGQIIFIIILGFAIYLFSKNAGKIRRNILLGKDTDRSDNPALRWKIMAKIALGQTKMVKRPVAAIMHFFIYVGFIIINLEVLEIMIDGIFGSHRIFSKPLGSLYGLLIGGFEILAILVLTACVVFLCRRNILHLKRFSGVEMKEWPKSDANYILCIEILLMTAFLTMNAADYKLQLQHFGHYITAGSFPVSSLIAPLLPENARVLAGIERGCWWFHIIGILAFLNYLPYSKHFHILLAFPNTYYSNLNPKGKFTNMASVTNEVKAMLDPSFVPETTAEVARFGAKDATDLTWKNLMEAYTCTECGRCTSVCPANITGKLLSPRKIMMDTRDRITEIGNNINKHGKDYVDENVLLDNYITREELWACTSCNACVEACPVNINPLEIITEMRRYVVMEESQAPASLNNMFGNVENNGAPWKYSQADRFNWAEK; encoded by the coding sequence ATGGTAGGACAAATTATATTCATCATCATTCTGGGCTTTGCCATTTATCTTTTTAGTAAGAACGCGGGTAAAATACGCCGGAACATTTTATTGGGTAAAGATACCGATCGCAGCGACAACCCTGCCCTACGCTGGAAAATCATGGCCAAAATAGCTTTAGGTCAAACTAAAATGGTAAAACGGCCTGTCGCTGCAATTATGCACTTTTTTATCTACGTTGGTTTTATCATTATCAACCTTGAAGTGCTGGAGATCATGATCGATGGTATCTTCGGGTCGCACCGTATCTTCAGCAAACCCCTGGGCAGCCTGTACGGCTTATTAATTGGCGGTTTCGAGATATTAGCCATTCTGGTATTAACCGCGTGCGTGGTTTTTCTGTGCCGTCGCAATATTCTGCACCTGAAACGCTTTAGCGGCGTAGAAATGAAGGAATGGCCAAAATCCGACGCTAACTATATTCTTTGTATTGAGATCTTGTTAATGACGGCCTTCCTGACTATGAATGCCGCCGATTATAAATTACAATTACAGCATTTTGGCCATTATATTACTGCCGGCAGTTTCCCCGTTAGTTCGCTGATTGCCCCGCTCTTGCCTGAAAACGCACGGGTATTAGCAGGCATTGAACGCGGCTGCTGGTGGTTCCATATCATCGGGATACTGGCGTTTTTAAACTACCTGCCCTATTCAAAGCATTTTCATATTCTACTGGCTTTCCCCAATACTTATTATTCAAACCTTAACCCTAAAGGTAAATTTACCAATATGGCGTCGGTGACTAACGAAGTGAAAGCAATGCTTGATCCTTCCTTCGTTCCAGAAACTACAGCCGAAGTCGCTCGTTTTGGTGCAAAGGATGCTACCGACCTGACCTGGAAAAACCTGATGGAAGCTTACACCTGTACCGAATGCGGGCGCTGTACTTCAGTTTGCCCTGCTAATATTACGGGCAAATTACTATCGCCGCGCAAAATCATGATGGATACACGCGACCGGATTACTGAAATTGGCAATAATATTAACAAGCACGGTAAAGATTATGTTGATGAAAACGTATTATTAGACAATTACATTACCCGCGAAGAGCTTTGGGCCTGCACCAGTTGCAATGCCTGCGTAGAGGCTTGTCCGGTAAACATTAACCCGCTGGAGATCATTACCGAGATGCGCCGCTATGTAGTGATGGAAGAATCACAGGCGCCTGCCAGTTTAAACAACATGTTTGGCAACGTAGAAAACAATGGCGCTCCATGGAAATACAGCCAGGCCGATAGGTTTAATTGGGCGGAAAAATAA
- a CDS encoding gliding motility-associated C-terminal domain-containing protein, with amino-acid sequence MAQIQPLPLLDTCNHQFEYTIIGILPIAATIGVEDTTIASISGKLLIIHKRGKTFVTIKFPGDRYETVYENGQYLPPIHTIIEITRKYELTIGPPPQPAIAIAGSANSDCEGDLYMFTSQVTGKVKGMTAYQWKVNGVNSGNDSLMNIRTLKAKDIVTCTVTNAGSCETYADTDTLIVPDLKPSITPALTIVASETPVCTNKPVSFTATLGNQTGALTYQWRVNNSITGTNSPVFTSSILRDGDEITCTAGNIGHCVLPVTSEPYIVKTATPPTVKFDKNIVINHGGSTQLIPTTTGNIAAYKWGPATGLSSTTEANPIASPATTTTYSLVVTNTDGCEAQASITVAVGVSIPTVFTPNGDGINDTWNIPALVSYPNCNVSVYNRFGSLVFQSKGYDKAWDSTYNGKMLPQGTYYYVINTNNSSTPLTGNVTIIR; translated from the coding sequence TTGGCACAAATACAACCATTGCCTTTATTGGATACCTGTAATCATCAATTTGAATATACAATCATTGGGATTTTGCCAATTGCGGCAACCATTGGCGTCGAGGATACAACGATAGCCTCTATAAGCGGGAAATTGCTTATCATCCATAAACGCGGAAAAACTTTTGTAACCATCAAATTTCCCGGAGACCGTTATGAAACCGTTTACGAAAATGGTCAATATCTGCCTCCCATACATACCATTATAGAAATAACGCGTAAATACGAACTGACCATCGGGCCGCCACCACAGCCTGCTATCGCTATTGCAGGTAGCGCTAACAGCGATTGCGAGGGCGATCTGTATATGTTTACATCGCAGGTTACCGGAAAAGTAAAAGGCATGACCGCCTACCAGTGGAAAGTTAATGGCGTAAACAGCGGCAACGATAGTTTGATGAATATCAGGACGCTTAAGGCGAAAGATATAGTTACCTGTACAGTAACTAATGCCGGGAGTTGTGAAACCTACGCAGATACCGATACTTTGATAGTTCCCGATTTAAAGCCGTCTATAACACCGGCCCTAACCATAGTTGCCAGCGAAACCCCTGTGTGTACAAATAAACCGGTAAGCTTTACAGCAACACTGGGTAACCAAACCGGGGCGTTAACCTATCAATGGCGTGTTAACAATAGTATTACCGGTACAAATAGCCCAGTTTTTACAAGCAGCATATTGCGGGATGGGGATGAGATAACCTGCACGGCAGGCAATATAGGCCACTGTGTGTTGCCGGTTACAAGTGAGCCATATATTGTAAAAACAGCCACGCCCCCCACCGTTAAGTTTGATAAGAACATCGTTATAAATCATGGCGGCAGCACACAATTAATTCCAACTACAACAGGCAATATAGCTGCTTACAAGTGGGGGCCAGCTACTGGTTTAAGCAGCACCACCGAAGCTAACCCAATTGCAAGTCCTGCTACTACAACTACCTATAGCCTGGTGGTTACCAATACTGATGGGTGCGAAGCGCAGGCATCAATAACAGTTGCAGTAGGCGTAAGCATCCCAACCGTGTTTACCCCAAATGGAGATGGCATAAACGATACCTGGAATATCCCGGCCCTGGTTAGCTACCCAAATTGCAATGTGAGTGTATACAACCGTTTTGGCAGCCTGGTGTTCCAATCTAAAGGATATGATAAAGCTTGGGATAGTACCTATAATGGTAAAATGTTACCCCAGGGCACCTATTATTACGTGATTAATACCAATAACAGTAGTACCCCCTTAACCGGAAATGTAACTATTATCAGATAG
- a CDS encoding SusD/RagB family nutrient-binding outer membrane lipoprotein, protein MKKTAYIFVLMLILSACTKDLTSLNVDPKNPASVPSFSLFTEAERSMANTLTSSSVNLNIFRLIEQQWTETTYLNETRYQLPSRNQPDNIWSALYTGALANYQQAKTKLVTDVTDAGTQKNETAIIDILQVYTYFYLVTTYGNVPYSQALDINNPFPKYDDAKTIYNDLLARLDKDIAALNPSAGSFGDADLIYKGDSAAWKKFANTLKLKMGLVIADSDNAKAQSTVQSAVAGGVFTSNADNATFKYVSSPPNTNPIWVDLVQSQRHDFVATSEFLSYLKPNTANQDPRLPYFFAQSSNGVYAGAPNGSGNGGLVFSQYSLPSGPLLTPGSIGSLTNPDFPGLLLDYSETEFNLAEAVQRGYITGSVAAHYNSGVTASITYWGGTAAQAATYLLQPDVAYLTASGTPLQKIARQEYVALYNRGWDAWILTRRLDYPVLLKPAKAYTDFPVRFTYPVSEQNVNVTNYTQASSAIGGDDVTTKLFFDKF, encoded by the coding sequence ATGAAAAAAACAGCATATATTTTTGTACTGATGTTGATACTTTCAGCATGTACAAAAGATTTAACATCGTTAAATGTCGACCCGAAAAACCCTGCGTCGGTACCATCGTTCAGCCTTTTTACAGAAGCCGAGCGGTCAATGGCGAATACGCTTACCTCGTCAAGCGTTAACTTAAATATATTCAGGCTAATTGAACAGCAATGGACTGAAACTACGTATCTGAATGAAACCCGGTACCAGCTACCATCGCGTAACCAGCCCGATAATATTTGGAGCGCATTATATACCGGCGCTTTAGCCAACTATCAGCAGGCTAAAACTAAGCTGGTTACGGATGTAACCGATGCTGGTACCCAGAAAAACGAGACGGCGATTATTGATATCTTACAAGTGTATACATACTTTTATTTGGTTACAACCTATGGTAATGTACCCTACTCTCAGGCTTTAGATATTAATAATCCGTTCCCTAAATACGATGATGCCAAAACCATTTATAATGACCTTTTGGCCCGCTTAGATAAGGACATTGCAGCGCTTAACCCTTCTGCCGGCAGCTTTGGCGATGCGGATCTGATTTATAAAGGGGATTCTGCCGCCTGGAAAAAATTTGCCAATACACTTAAATTAAAAATGGGGCTGGTTATTGCCGATTCTGACAATGCTAAAGCGCAGTCAACGGTTCAATCGGCAGTCGCTGGTGGTGTCTTTACATCAAATGCTGATAATGCCACGTTTAAATACGTATCATCTCCCCCCAATACTAATCCTATTTGGGTTGACCTTGTGCAAAGCCAAAGACACGATTTTGTAGCAACATCAGAGTTTTTAAGTTATCTTAAGCCAAATACCGCCAACCAGGACCCCCGGCTACCTTACTTTTTTGCACAAAGCAGTAATGGTGTATATGCCGGTGCGCCAAATGGATCAGGGAACGGAGGGCTTGTGTTTAGCCAATACTCGCTTCCTTCAGGGCCATTGTTAACCCCAGGCTCCATCGGGTCGTTAACTAATCCCGATTTCCCAGGCTTATTATTAGATTATTCAGAAACAGAATTTAACCTGGCCGAAGCAGTGCAGCGTGGTTATATTACCGGCAGCGTAGCAGCACACTATAACAGTGGTGTTACCGCTTCAATAACCTATTGGGGGGGTACAGCAGCCCAGGCGGCAACCTATTTACTACAGCCGGATGTTGCTTATCTTACCGCAAGCGGCACCCCGTTGCAAAAGATAGCGCGCCAGGAATATGTAGCCTTATACAACAGAGGTTGGGATGCCTGGATATTGACCCGCAGACTGGATTATCCGGTGTTGCTTAAGCCTGCAAAAGCCTACACCGACTTTCCAGTGCGCTTTACCTATCCTGTTAGCGAGCAAAACGTGAATGTTACTAATTATACCCAGGCATCATCAGCTATTGGTGGTGACGATGTAACTACAAAGCTTTTCTTTGACAAGTTTTAA
- a CDS encoding YciI family protein → MFIIDLNYIVPLDELDVHMADHVKYLRKYYRKNIFVASGRKVPRTGGIILALADDAATMNKIICEDPFYKYELAEFTVIEFLTSQYHPDLKTFLER, encoded by the coding sequence ATGTTTATTATCGACCTGAATTACATTGTACCACTCGACGAGTTGGACGTCCACATGGCCGACCATGTGAAATACCTGCGCAAGTATTATCGAAAAAACATTTTTGTAGCATCGGGACGTAAAGTACCGAGAACGGGCGGCATCATTCTGGCACTGGCCGATGACGCAGCAACCATGAATAAGATCATCTGCGAGGACCCTTTCTATAAATATGAGCTGGCTGAATTTACAGTTATCGAATTTTTGACCTCGCAATATCACCCTGACCTAAAAACGTTTCTTGAGCGGTAG
- a CDS encoding (Fe-S)-binding protein — protein sequence MAEMVAQGKTPDILFWVGCAGSFDERAQKITRDICKILQYVGMSYAVLGTEESCTGDPAKRTGNEFLFQMQAMMNIEVLNGYDVKKIVTGCPHCFNTIKNEYPGLGGNYEVIHHSQLIQQLIDEGKLKAEGGESFKGRRITYHDPCYLGRGNDVYEAPRRSLEILDADLVEMKRCKSNGLCCGAGGGQMFKEPEPGKKDINIERMEDILQSQAKVVAAACPFCMTMLSDGVKNSEKEGEIQVLDIAEITARANGL from the coding sequence ATGGCCGAAATGGTAGCCCAAGGCAAAACACCCGATATTTTATTTTGGGTGGGCTGCGCCGGTAGTTTTGATGAACGCGCGCAAAAAATAACGCGCGATATCTGCAAAATACTGCAGTATGTGGGCATGAGTTATGCCGTATTGGGTACCGAAGAAAGCTGCACCGGCGACCCGGCCAAACGTACCGGTAACGAGTTTTTGTTCCAGATGCAGGCCATGATGAATATTGAGGTGCTGAACGGCTATGATGTAAAGAAGATTGTAACCGGCTGCCCGCATTGCTTTAATACCATTAAAAATGAATACCCTGGCCTGGGCGGAAACTACGAAGTGATCCACCACTCGCAATTGATACAGCAATTAATTGACGAAGGCAAACTAAAGGCCGAGGGGGGTGAAAGCTTTAAAGGCCGACGTATTACCTATCACGATCCCTGTTATCTTGGCCGCGGTAATGATGTGTACGAAGCCCCGCGCCGGTCGTTAGAGATATTGGATGCCGATCTGGTTGAAATGAAACGCTGCAAAAGCAATGGGCTATGCTGTGGCGCGGGCGGCGGGCAGATGTTCAAAGAACCCGAGCCCGGCAAAAAGGATATCAATATAGAACGGATGGAGGATATCCTGCAATCGCAGGCAAAAGTAGTAGCTGCGGCCTGCCCTTTTTGTATGACCATGTTAAGCGATGGTGTTAAGAACAGTGAAAAAGAAGGTGAGATACAAGTATTGGATATTGCCGAAATAACAGCAAGGGCAAACGGATTGTAA